Within Trichoderma atroviride chromosome 2, complete sequence, the genomic segment TCGAGGGTTACAAGAAGACGGCGCCCTTTTCCGAAAACTTGGACGAGTTTGACGAAGCGAGGCAAGTAGTATCTGACTTGGTTGCAGACTACGAGGCAGCAGAGGATGCGGACTACCTGAATCCCGACAGCGGAGAGAAGCCCACCTCTGCCGATACGGATAGGCGAATGGCAGGAGTGTAAAAGAGGTGGAGGTGAGCATTTTTGTTGATTTCgctattttattttattttgtGTCAGGACCTACTCAAAGACTGGATGCCCTGGCTTGGAATGGCCGGTTCCAATTGGACTGATGACGAAAGACATGGAGCGGCTGGCGTTTCGGACAGGGAGTTGACGCTGATATCTATCAttgtttgctttgctttttttttttttctaaacaAGTAGTTGCTATTCCATCACGACaaatttaagaatttttGACGCTCATCTGAGGGTCCCGGCGGGCAGTGTGATGCAATTGGCGCCAGGATTCCAGCCATTGAATGGATTCTTACCCACCTATTTTACTCTTTATAGACGTGTATAACATCACAGATTGTAGGTTTGAGATTGAGATGGCAATATTCGCTGATCTAGAGTGGGCAATCGGCTGATTTTGTGGAGAAATATGTCCGGAGCATTTTCAGCGGGTAGCGGGAGGGTCGCGAGTAATGCTGATGGTTGAGAGCATGGCGACGTCATTGAGGCGAGGATGGTAAGGATATTCGCGAtgaaaaaaagtatataagaCGAATTGATGATGAATGAAAGGATGCAAAGAATCAGAAGACTATTACGACTAAATCAATTGAATTGCATATACACGGGAAGAACACACTACAATACCGTAAGTTGCAGCGCCATCATATCACTTGGCACTGCTCATTGCTCACATTGCAGTCTCAGAAACAGCATACTACTACGACCTACTTGTCAATTCACcatcacacacacacaaacaaTGTCTTCATCTCAGAACCAGTCCAAGGAGCAAAAGATTGCCGAAGTCCAGGCCAACCTGCCCCTGCCCGAACAGCCCCCCAAGGCATCCGACTTCAACTCTGCAGACATGCGCACCACGGGCGTGGGATCCGGGCGCATCAGCGGCAACGCGGGCTCAGATGCGGGAGCCGAGGCGGGGCTGAGGGGCCCGGCGGTGAAGGCGAGCGAGGAGGTTGATATGAGTAAGATTGGAAGGGAGGGGCTGGAGAAATGATTTTGTTGATTCTAATGTATTTACATGATGTATAAATTGGCAATTAATGGGTTATGATATTGAACGTTGCAGCACGTGTTGGTGAACTAAAATTACAGGTGTGAAACGCAGCCTTGCCGTATAGGAGGGGTTCTTGTAGCGGGGTGAAGGCACCCTGATGGCAATGCGctgcctctcattggccGCCTTACAGCTCTGTCTCCTCTgaattttttaaattctgCCCAACCATCGCCAacgcctctctctcctcaatTCAACCTGTCCTTTGATACTTTTCATATAAAAAGACGGTCTTCTAGTTTATGTTCCGTCGCATTCTGACCAAAATGGCCGAATCAGCCCCCAAGCGCCTCAAGACCGACagcaccagcggcagcgTCCTCGTCGGCACGCACAGCGGCCACTTCCACGCCGACGAGGCCCTCGCCGTGCACATGCTGCGCATGCTGCCCACGTACCGCGACAGCAGCCTGGTGCGCACGCGCGACCCCAAGATTCTCGAGACGTGCCACACcgtcgtcgacgtcggcggCGAGTACGACGCCCAGCGCAACCGCTACGACCACCACCAGCGCGGCTTCACGACCACTTTCCCGGGCAAGAACACGAAGCTGTCCAGCGCGGGGCTGGTCTACATGCACTTTGGCCGCGACCTGATTGCCCAGAGCATCCAGCAGGCGTCGTCCAAGGCcaatgccgatgccgatgctgctgttgataGCAGCTCAGACGTCGAGCTGCTGTACAACAAGATTTACGAAAACTTCATCGAGGCCGTGGATGCCCACGACAACGGCATCTCGCGCTACGACCGCGACGCCCTCCAGGCCGCCGGCATCGAGCAGCGCTTCAGCTCCGGCGGCTTCACCCTCGGCGCCATGGTCGGCCGCCTCAACCCCGCGTGGAACGATCCCAAGcccgccgacgccgacgaggcCCAGCAGGCCGAGGACCAGCTCTTCCTGACGGCCAGCCGCCGCATCGGCGAGGAGTTTGAGCGCACCCTCGACTTCATGACGGGCGCCTGGCTGCCCGCCCGCACCATTGTCCAGCAGGCCTTTGACCAGCGCACCAAGCACGACGCAGAGGGccgcatcctcgtcatcgagGGCCAGAGCGTGCCCTGGAAGGAGCACCTGTACACGCTCGAGGGCGAGGGCAACCCGTCCGTGCTGTACGTGCTGTACGCCGAGGGCACGCAGCCCGGCGCAAAGTGGAGGATCCAGTGCGTGCCTGAGACGCAGGACTCGTTTACCAGCAGGAAGCCATTGCCCGAGGCGTGGAGGGGGTTCCGCGACGCGGAGCTGGATGGCGTTTCTGGCGTTGACGGCTGTGTCTTTGTTCATGCGGCCGGCTTTATTGGTGGGAACAAGACGTTTGAGGGtgccatggagatggccaCCAAGGCATTGGCATTGTAATATAAAAGTGAAGAGAGATTTTTGGAGGAAATTTTATAATGACTGTTAATGACCACCAGCATAAAGGAAATCATGTctaaagagagaaaagaaagaattgaataaaaaaaaatgaataaaATTTGAAATTACGTCTGATTTTGTTATTCTGGCATGCTAAACATACCCAGAAAATATATCTGCCCAACCGTAGCAGAGCATGCAGActctttcttccattttgCCCTGCCAGACCGACACCCCAGTAAGCATACACagcatacatacatacacgGAAATAAAATGACCAAAAACAGCAAAAAAGGTCAATTCATCGAAACACAGCATCGTATAAAAGGCAGCGGtaacggcaacggcaacggtgGCAATAAATTGAAATCCCCATTTCTCATCATCAGACAAGGTACATACGCAAAGCAATGCAGATACATGAACAAGCAAGACAGATTTTCAACTCGAAGCATGTAAAAATacagaggaaaaagaaagaggcaaaGTCCATGTCGTCgttttttttagtttaaaatagttgttcttttttttggttttgcctttttttttttctgcgcaaacaaaaaaagttcaTAGCGcctgaagcaaaaagaaagcaaaggggaaaaaaagaaaattctgTCAAGTTTGAACAATTTCCCTTGCATCCTCCTCCCCATTCCCCGATTTAAAACGCCAGCGTGTCATATAATAACAAcaataaagaaaaagcaaacagaaaaggggggaggagCAAGGCACATAAACTATAGGCTCGTCATAAAACAACAAGATTTTCATCCATCTTCAAAATCAACCTGTCGTGTCAATCTTCACATCTCTCCTTGCCCTTTTCCTCATTCTCGTAACCATCATCTTTTGTAACTAGATAGAGTGGGATGCGAGAGACCGGGGTGATGATGGTAGACAATATCACCATTCATGCTTATTTTGTTCGATATGGCAGCTATTCCTCCGCGTCTCATGTCATGCCTCATATCGCACTCCTTGAATCAGAAATggctgggaaaaaaaaagtgatgAGATGGTACCATTCGTAGTATCCTCGTGGTCCGATACCACAGCATGTAATTTTCACACGTAAGCGGGATATAAATTGAGATTCCTAGTCATGCTTGTAAAGGGTCTATTGTCGGAGCGGCATGGcctcgccagcagcaatcgGTGTTCCGGCAAGTCCAGCGGCAACAGgcttggcctcttcctcgtcctgtTTCTTGTCGTCGCCGCTCAGCGTCACCTGGCCCTCGGCTGATGTCTCTCTGTTCAGGAAGCTGCCCTCTTTGATAGGACTGCCGGCTTGGATGCCGGGAACAGATCCGCGGTGGGCGTGGCCCGGAGCGCTGGTGCCGCCGTTGGTAGGAGATGTCAAGTGTGGGATGTTTTCGGGGACGGGGTGCTGCGAGCCAACGGCACCGGCGTCGTCGCCCTTGCCGGCCTTGGACATGGCATAGTCGCCCGAGTCGAAGTATTTGCGGTCTTTCAGGTGCTTGGCGAAGTGGTCGGATCGTGAGGGAAGCTTGCCGTAGAGGCGGAAGAGCCGTTGCTCATCCGGGGAGAGCGACTGGAGCAGGAGCACAGGCAGCAAGTTAGCAAATGCAAATCACGGCCATTGGAGTTTTCCGCAGGTGGTTTCTTGTCGTCCAAATCCTCtggcagaagaaaaggcggCAACTGGAtgaagcagctccagcacttGTTTCCGTCCTTTTCGGTCACTGCACTTTTACCCCAATGCAGACCGTCGGCGAGAGGAGGGGTAACAAGAAAAACGTGTGGACAGGGGGCATCTCACGTTGATGTCGACCTTGTTCTTCTGGTGAGGGTTCATGGTCTCTTGAGATGCAAAAAGCAGGGAATTCGGATCGATCGCTGTGTCCTTTGGACGGCTCGTCgcacagaaaaaaaagaggctatCGGGTTGTAGGTCCTCAAAACAGGCGACGACTCAGTTGTGTGGGCTTGTGGTGCGTGTGCCAGGCACAGCTGAATTGGCTCTTGGTGACGGGCGTGCGGGGGGTTGCAATGGGGTTCTCAAAGTAGCCCTGGAGAGCTTCCTTAttgtcgaggacgagggaaagaagaggaagtaAATGACGACCCAGAgggcagaaaagagagaatgaagTGTCGTTGATTTAGAGGCACCGAATAGAAAAGTCGAACACAGcaaagtaaaaataaatcgaaaaaaaaatagtcGGTCCCTGAGTCTTGTTCTGACCCAGCAAGGTTACTGGATCTGGGCGCAGGGGATGGGAGGGGACAGCGAGCAGGTGATCCAGTTGATGGAGGTCACTCAAGCGGCCACTGGTTGGTTCGGCAGTGGCCTGGAGCAGCTGCGGTGGAGGCGCTGCAGCTGTAGCTTGGAATGCGTTGCTtatgttgctgctgctgctgccgccaagtCTGATACTGTCACTGCAATTCTTGATATTTCGCTTTCATCACATTGTACCTCGCTCCCCTTTCCTGAGATGTTTCGTATACACTTGATAAATTcctgctttttcttcaaccTTGCAGCTGTGCATCTAGTCCAAAGTACCTCAGCAGCCTGCGGGTATGGCCAAGCTAGCTGCTTAGTACCTGGAGATGACTGCCCAACAGTGGATTCTAGCTTCGGCCAAGACGGTATCTGCATTGATAGGGCATCCATCTGCCAGGAGATTAAATACCTCGGTTTGCAGATGAATAAGTGCATAGTAAAAACAGGCAGCACGCAGTTGCCGTTTGGGGACTCTTCTTGGTaaaagccacagcagcgGTAACGCACTGTGCCATTCGTGTCCCAGCTCTTTGCTCCTCCATGatcaagctcttcctcgTACAGTGCAAAGCATGATGCACATCAAGGTACGTATCGCTCCGCTGTGTCGTCACCAACAGTCTCTCGCTCTTCACTCTGAAACGGATGGGGCCACAAGGAGGTCATTCGTTCCCACAAGGGTCCTACAGCAGCTTCTCATTGTTAAACAGCCTGCAGTGACTGCCACTTTGTAGATACTTACCCATCTATCTCGACCTCTTTGCTCCTGCTTTcactcatcatcgccgtctaCGGCAAAGCACTCGTGACACAATGTCGGATTATGACGTAATCGCCCATGCCCTCCACCTTGGCCAACCATGACGTCGTGCCCCAATCCAGCTTCAACGGCCAGAGCGTGTATAACAAACGACGGATGGTGGGAGTCACAGAATGTAGTGGTAGCTGCACACTCACACTGACTGCTCAGATCAATACAGCAACGCATCTTTGCTCCCCTTTCTCCTACCATCTTGGTTTGGCCAGCTCTGCTCATCATCTAGGCCTGAAGAGGGCAAAAGCTCAAGTGCTTCCCCACATCAATCCGCGGTTGACGGCCAAAGGCTCACGCAAAAGCTTGATCGCCGAGCCAGTCACAGCCATCTCGAGGCGCGAATCCCGCCATGGACAGCCAGTCAAGTTGCCCGGATCTGAGGaacccctccatcttggtCGTGCGTGTGCAAACATGGGCGGACCAAAGTCAATTCGAACGGCAGAAGGCATCCCCTTCCTATCATCTGCGGACATGGAACCGACAACCTGCTGCCTTTGGTCTTGACCATTCATTGGATTGATTCGAGGCCCCGGCTCTTACAGGTACAGTCGTTGAAAGCGGCTCGCACATGGCGGATAGAGTTTCATACTTGCCTTTGGCCTAGATTGCCACAGAGATAGTCGCATTCCTCGTGGGATAGTTGACGTCTGGTTGGTTCTGCTGGGCTCGGGGCCAATCAGAGGTGGCATCAGCATCGTTACACAGCCGGTAGTTGGTTATGCATGCAACCCCTTGTGCGTATTGTACGACTTTGCTATGCCTCTCCCATGCAGCGAGTGATACAAATCTTCAGCGTTGCTTACCAACTCTCTTTTGGTCTGCAAACTCCGATGCGGAGAAACGACTGTGCTTTGAAAGCCAGTCTCCGCTTCGTCAGCTTTTCCGCGAAGGATGCGaggcatgggcatggcaTGCACGTTGGGGcataaatacatgtatgcaggCGGCGGGGCAGGTGAAGCGCGGTGTATTCGGTGAAGGAAGCATGGACCAGACGGATACCGGTATAACTAATAATCGTAACAACGATTGGCAAACAGAGACATCTTGGAACAAGATTGCAGGGCATCAGTAGTAGCATCTCTGCCCTGGTATGCTCTGGGTTATGCATTTCTTGATGGCGGTCGTCAACCGAAGTGATGACATCTCTTGCCGAGGTCTAGCGCGTTCTGTAAGAGAGGCACTGAGCTGCAACAGCACAATACCCCCGGATTAATAGATTATTCTATTACTCTTCACCTCGGAGATGTGCTGCGCGAATGTACGAAATGCCTATTTAGTATTCTGCAGGCTGGTTGCCCTGGAGGCAGCATATTGGTACATTATACTCCATGACGCCATGCATCCGTTGcatgttgccattgccagctgACCTGACAATGGGGGTTTTTGGTCTCAAAGAGTGAACCATTGTTTTTCAGCCAAGGCATCCTGTCCTTCTCCTAGGACTAATATGTAACTAATAGGCCCAACTAATACCTAGATTAGGACTGTTCAGATGCCCTGGTTGGCAACACCCAAAAGGAAAACACTGGAGCCGTGGACTAGCCCGGCGGATAACAGAGGAGAAAGACGCCCATTGCAGAGTCAGTAACACGCTCAAGTCAGTCCACGATGCCGCGTTTATAGGCATCCAGGCTTAATTGATTACCCGCACAAGGCCACTAGGAAGCATCTTGCATGCGGACTCCGCCCTTTTCTGTCTTGTCCGGCTTCAGAGCTGCGTTTGTGCCCCCGACAGGCCGAGTGCGAGGAAGCGATGTTCCAGCTCGGCTTGGATTTCTAAGCTTTCACAAATCCTGGGCCCCTCGAATCCCGCCCTGGATCCACCACGACCTTGCTGTTACGTTTCTAGCTGGGCAAagcggagagaaaagggattTTATCTCTAGATATCAttaattcctttttttactgCTTTTTTATGGCCTTCATGTCTTTTTTAGGGCGCTAGAGTGCCTCCACCCGCCTCAACGGCTTCAGCTTGTAGATCTACGAGGCAGACAAGGAGACGGAGACAGAGTGAAGAAAAGGGTTCATAGAAGGTGGCACGGGATTGGACAAGCAAACAGCTGCATGGATGCTGCATCCCATTTAATTTCGCATCATGTCATGTAGTCCATCTTGCATACAATCCATTGGACTATGCCTCGACACTTGGTTTTTTCTTACTCGATTCTGACCCCCCGTCCCGGTGGCGCGCCTTCTTCCCGGAGTGGGGGTCTTCGGATTTGATAAGTGctgagattttttttttcttcactttctTTCTACATAGATAGCGCATCTCGTCCGTCTCCACGGCatcgcatcgccatctcAAACGGACAGTCACCGCGGCCGGAGAGACTCGTCTGCTCTCACCAGGGCCAGGGCTTGTCTTCAGCTGCCGACCGGATTCCCGATCCCCAGGGATAGTGTCTGCTTAATAATAGTTCGTCCGGCATTGGGGCTACACGAAAAGCAAGGCTAATCCAGCTTGTCGGACTTTTAAGGCTTGTTTTGTGCCTGCGGACCCATccgaggagaaggaaaaatcGGCTCTCTCGTCTATTTCTCATTCTTCATATCCTTTTATCAGAGTCTTTGTCATCAGGATCATCGCGACTCATTACTACTGCCGTCAACGACATACTTCTTCCTCATTGAATTGCTCTTTGGAGCATCTTGCCTTTAGAtctcccatcatcatctcacTCAGTCGCTTGCGCCATGGGCCTCTTGTACGTCACACCGAAGCATGTCTGGAGAGTACAAATTGGCTAACCAAATGGATTTATGAGCAAACAGAGCACTGGGAACGGCATTGGAGTGGCCAGAGGCCAAGCTACGCGCTAACCAAGTCAGAGAATGGGGCATCAAGGTGTGTTGCCATTGCCTTGTTCTATCTGGTCGGGCTGAGCGGACGCTGACATGGTGATAGCAActtttggagatttggaataaagccaagggcaaggaacGGGATGCTCTGCTATGGGGCGATGAGGTAGATCTCACTCACGCCAGCTTACATGGCAGCTTGCTCTCATCTCAACTTACTAACAATGCTTTAGGTCGAGTATCTTGTTGTGACTTACGCAGAGGATGAGCCCAAGGTGCTCCTATCTCTTCGACAGGCTGAAATCCTCACAGCCCTTGCAGCTGATAAGGAGCTTGCTGAAGCCGGCTGTGTACCTGCGCTTCAAGACGAGAAGCCGCCTGGGAAGCCAAGGTAAGCCATCAGCCTCACTCAACTTCCGAGCAGCCATCTGATTAGCTATTGCAGCAAATCCTCCAAGACGTTGCCCGTCTTTCATCCAGAGTTTGGCCGCTTCATGTTGGAGGCCACACCTGGAAAGCCATGGGGCATTGGATTGAAGGAGCTTTTGGGTGTTGAGCCTGACATGAAGCTCCGCCGAAAGATTGCCAAGGAGCACATGTTACCCACCGAGTTCCCCATTACACTCACTACTTTTCCCCAGATTGGTGTTCCGGGCCAATTCACTTACCCATTTTACCCTCCCTCCGGACCCAAGCTGCGCTCACAGTTTGTACCGGACGAAATCGCCAACCCTCACATCCGTTTCCCTACCTTGGCGGCTAATATCCGTTCTCGGAGGACTCGCAAGGTACAAGTCAATGTGCCCATCTTCCACGACAAGAATACCCCCAACCCCTGGAAGGACCCTACCGTCAACTTCGACTTACACAACTGGCCCGAGGACGATGACGTGCGCAACGGAGCCGCCCCAGACAACTTTATTCACATGGATGCAATGGCTTTTGGAATGGGAAGCTGCTGTCTTCAAATTACTTTCCAGGCTAAGAATATTGTCGAAGGCAGAGAGCTGTACGATCAGCTGAGCCCATTGGGCCCCATCATGTTGGCGTTGACTGCAGCAACTCCCATCTACAAGGGCTTCTTGGCTGGCACCGATGTGCGGTGGAATCAAATTAGTCGCTCAGTCGACTGCAGGACGCCAGAGGAGCTTGGTGAAAAGGTGaagattttttcttttcccaggaacttttatatttttccCCCAGCAGCAAATCTGGAAGCCAAAGCTAACATGCGTCTGTAGCCCCTCAAAAATGACCGTTGGAGGATACCCAAATCACGATATGCCTCCAACTCAACCTACATTTCTACAAACCCACGACTACGACCAGAGTATCTCGATCCCGATCTGGTGATTGACCCTGAGATCAAGGCCCAGCTTATGGAAGGCGGTATGGATGACCGTCTGGCTACCCATTTTGCCCATCTGTTCATTCGAGATCCCATTGTCATCTTTGAGGAGGATCTCCAGGAGCTTGACTTGAAAAAGACTGACCATTTCGAAAACATCCAATCGACTAATTGGCAACACATGCGTTTCAAGCCCCCGCCAGCCGACAACAACATTGGATGGAGAGTCGAGTTTCGGTCCATGGAAATCCAGGTGACCGACTTTGAGAATGCGGCCTTTTCAGTCTTCATGGTACTGGTCACAAGAGCTATCCTCTCCTTTGACCTCAACTTTTATATCCCTATCAAAAAGGTGGATGAGAATATGGAGCGAGCTCACGGCGTGGATGCTGTTCTCAAAGACAAGTTCTACTTCCGCAAAAATCCCTTCCCACCCCGACCATCACGCGCAAACACCGTCTTTGGCGATGATAGTCGACCGGGCTCCGCAATGCCCAGCCGGCCAGGGTCTCCCGGAACTCTGCCGGTTGAAGAGGAATATGAGGAGATGACGATTAACGAGATTATCAACGGATCAGTCGACGGAGACTTCCCAGGACTGATCCCCATCGTGGAAAGCTATCTTGACAGCGTCAACGTCGATGTCCAAACCCGTTGTGAGCTGTCAACttatctctctctcatcagcAAGCGAGCGAGCGGTGAGCTTGACACTGCCGCGCGATGGATTCGAAATTTTGTCGACGCTCACCCCCGCTACAACCATGATAGCGTTGTCGACGATGCCATTACCCACGATCTTATTGGAGCTGTTATAGCCATTGGTGAGCGGGAAAGCGCAGGCCATGGTTTCAGCGGATTAGATGTCCCTGGACTGCCCAAACTCCTCGGGAAGTTCAGAAACACTGGCCCTGCGGTGACGACGTCAGACAAGAGTGTTGGCTCgcggaaaagaaagagtgaATGGATAGAGGGAACGACTGCTGAAGTCGGAGCATGATGAGGCATTGAAGCCTGGAGTTTGGATACTGCCTGCCGAGAGCAGGCATCTCATTGGATACCAAgcataattttttttttcttctttttccttttgtttttctttgacAAGAATAACGCATTCGACGCCA encodes:
- a CDS encoding uncharacterized protein (TransMembrane:1 (o468-490i)~BUSCO:EOG092D1LUK) encodes the protein MGLLALGTALEWPEAKLRANQVREWGIKQLLEIWNKAKGKERDALLWGDEVEYLVVTYAEDEPKVLLSLRQAEILTALAADKELAEAGCVPALQDEKPPGKPSKSSKTLPVFHPEFGRFMLEATPGKPWGIGLKELLGVEPDMKLRRKIAKEHMLPTEFPITLTTFPQIGVPGQFTYPFYPPSGPKLRSQFVPDEIANPHIRFPTLAANIRSRRTRKVQVNVPIFHDKNTPNPWKDPTVNFDLHNWPEDDDVRNGAAPDNFIHMDAMAFGMGSCCLQITFQAKNIVEGRELYDQLSPLGPIMLALTAATPIYKGFLAGTDVRWNQISRSVDCRTPEELGEKPLKNDRWRIPKSRYASNSTYISTNPRLRPEYLDPDLVIDPEIKAQLMEGGMDDRLATHFAHLFIRDPIVIFEEDLQELDLKKTDHFENIQSTNWQHMRFKPPPADNNIGWRVEFRSMEIQVTDFENAAFSVFMVLVTRAILSFDLNFYIPIKKVDENMERAHGVDAVLKDKFYFRKNPFPPRPSRANTVFGDDSRPGSAMPSRPGSPGTLPVEEEYEEMTINEIINGSVDGDFPGLIPIVESYLDSVNVDVQTRCELSTYLSLISKRASGELDTAARWIRNFVDAHPRYNHDSVVDDAITHDLIGAVIAIGERESAGHGFSGLDVPGLPKLLGKFRNTGPAVTTSDKSVGSRKRKSEWIEGTTAEVGA
- a CDS encoding uncharacterized protein (EggNog:ENOG41), yielding MNPHQKNKVDINSLSPDEQRLFRLYGKLPSRSDHFAKHLKDRKYFDSGDYAMSKAGKGDDAGAVGSQHPVPENIPHLTSPTNGGTSAPGHAHRGSVPGIQAGSPIKEGSFLNRETSAEGQVTLSGDDKKQDEEEAKPVAAGLAGTPIAAGEAMPLRQ
- a CDS encoding uncharacterized protein (EggNog:ENOG41), coding for MSSSQNQSKEQKIAEVQANLPLPEQPPKASDFNSADMRTTGVGSGRISGNAGSDAGAEAGLRGPAVKASEEVDMSKIGREGLEK
- a CDS encoding uncharacterized protein (EggNog:ENOG41~BUSCO:EOG092D2P76), producing the protein MFRRILTKMAESAPKRLKTDSTSGSVLVGTHSGHFHADEALAVHMLRMLPTYRDSSLVRTRDPKILETCHTVVDVGGEYDAQRNRYDHHQRGFTTTFPGKNTKLSSAGLVYMHFGRDLIAQSIQQASSKANADADAAVDSSSDVELLYNKIYENFIEAVDAHDNGISRYDRDALQAAGIEQRFSSGGFTLGAMVGRLNPAWNDPKPADADEAQQAEDQLFLTASRRIGEEFERTLDFMTGAWLPARTIVQQAFDQRTKHDAEGRILVIEGQSVPWKEHLYTLEGEGNPSVLYVLYAEGTQPGAKWRIQCVPETQDSFTSRKPLPEAWRGFRDAELDGVSGVDGCVFVHAAGFIGGNKTFEGAMEMATKALAL